The Anoplopoma fimbria isolate UVic2021 breed Golden Eagle Sablefish chromosome 9, Afim_UVic_2022, whole genome shotgun sequence genome contains the following window.
GTATGAAAATATCTgatctgaaagaaaacagacaatatTACACCCAAGTGCAACAGTGTAATACAGTGTAATGAAAGAGGATCAACTTCATGAGCTCTGTATGAATATTATCAATAGAAATAATCATACTTACTTGATAACAGTGATTTATTTGACCCATTAGAGGATTTACTCCGCTGCCTCAATAATCCTAGTTCTCtgtggagacaggaagtggattCAAGAGCCACGTGACGTCACGTTACTAGTATTAGTACTACCACAACAAATACTAATATCATGTTAACGTTACTGAGCTTTAAAGAGGAAGTACTGCTGACTATTTGAAGCACAAATAACGTTAGTTTATTTCAATATTCAAGCATTAAAAGTAACCCAGACAACGTGGTTGTAAAAGttgatgtttctttgtgttcaaAGTAACGTTAGCTAATGCAGCTAATGCTAAAGGCTAATGGTTAATCAGTCACTTACTTGGCCAGTTTCTTTGTAGACATAACGTTAGCTAGTAACCAactttacaaaacatatatgtctgtttgttttataagtGATAATCGCGCTGATTTGTTTGAATGAGTATCCATCAGTCTGAGCTCGATTAATCAGACTACGTCAGGCAGAAAGAAATAGTCGATCGCAGAAAAATCGTCAAATCGAAACTGAACTGAGCGAACTGTATTTCCGGTTGTACCATTTAGtcaccaaaacaaaagcatgaaaTACCGCAGCACGTATACAAACACCACGACTGTTAATATGTGTAAACCAATATAGTGCCAGTCtgatttataatattttcaaaCCTGTCAGAATATTTGCAATTAAGCTACAGTGACTGACTAAAAGACATGACTACACTGCGTgtgttagtttattttttaaagtttcaaacCGGAAGTAGTGCTGGCATAGTTTTAACTTGCCACATGTTGTAACGTGTGCCTCATAACCATGTGTTTTTAGCCTCTACCAGTGGTGGGAAAACATGAATTTCGAGCCCGTAGGATCCATAACATCTggtatgtatacatttttattatggtAACTATTCTCACACATATACCCAATTTATAAATACTcctaaattataaatatataggTGTTATATATAactaagtaagtaagtaagtgtTAGCCAGCTAGATGAGTGTTTCTAGTGTAAGTTAACTGTTACTCTTTATTcccactttattttttcaagctTTGTACAGATGTAAAAGTTTAGATTCACGTGCAcctacagaaaataaaaagcttaatctttctttatttacttGACAGTTTGCAGCACTTATAAAGCAAACACACCATCATACAGTCACCAGACATGCTTTAAATGCTCACATCCACTCATAATGGGACAAAGTACCCTGAAGGCAACACTGCATATTTCAAGTTTAAGTGCTGCtttacagctaaaataacaaatatgaatCTAAATATTCTGTAAATATTCAGTGTTACCTGTGCAATGAAAGGTGAAGTTGTTCTAGAGTATCAGTCAGTCAGATATTTGCCTATTGTGctctgtattgttttattttttccaatatTCATGTCAATATGATACCTTTTTACTAAAACATTACTTGTTTCTTTGCTTCACATTCAGGTTTGttttgtaaacatgtttttctacaaatCTTTTCTGTCTTCTGTCATGTAGTTTACCTGGAGATACTTTGACTAAAACTATAACAGTTCTAAACTTTTTCCTATAATATGTGTGCAACAGGGCTAGGGTGGTCtacatattttgttattaatgAAGGCATGAAAACCTATAACCTCAAaattccttctctttttctgtgttttatattttgtctcagTACAAAGCAACCACATTACAAAATACAGCTGATTAAAGAATCAGTAAACATCACTTGAAGCGTAACTTGTCAGTTATTGATATTCAGAGTTACAGACACACTTAGCTCTGTACTCAAagtataatacaaaatattaaacaaaataaaacaatacaaatgtaaaGAAGCACCTGTGTAACTCTTAGACGTACATAAACTTCTGCTTTCTACTTTCCCAGTAGAAACATCTGATGATctttcatcagcagcagaaacatgcaacagaaagaaaagaaaaagcgtCGCCCCCACAGCGCACGAGGGCTCCAAGAGATTAAAAACTGTGCCGGACGGTGAAGAGACGCAGACGTGTGGACGTCCGCAGAGTATCTCTGTGCTGCCCGACAGCCTCCAACAACCAATTACACCCGATGAGCTGAATCAACTGCTGCACTATGCCGCTCTGGGGAAAACAGGTGGCATTGAACAGCCCAGGTGATGACTGTGGTAGTGAGAATAATCTACCCATCagctttcattaaaaacaactaTCTGTAAAGCACTTTTACTGCGGGTCCCCGTGCTCTAACGATGATCTAAATGATGCTTTTAAAGGCTACAGCACTTAGTGTCAGTTCTCTGTCTTCATCCGCCCGTGTGTCTTCCAGCTGGTGTCGTCTCCACCATCAGAAGAGGGTTAAAGCTGTGAATGTGGTGATCGTGGAGGGGCTGACCCAGAGTGACTTCTACAAACACTACCTCACCCTGCGGCACCTCAGGACCAACTACACCACTGTAAGTAACCAGAGGagatgtaagataagataagataagataaaataatcctttattagtcccacagcggatacatttttgcaggattacagcagcagagtggatagtgcaacataagtagaaaacaaacaaaaaaacaagtacatTAAATAAGTAATGACACAGTGAAGTATAataaatgggtaaaaaaaacataaaaaacaacaataactaaaatattatataaaggGACATAATGATTGtcatattgcacagatttatattgcACGGTGTATGTATTAAATTGAttcagtctgttttgttttgtgtaaatgcACAATGATGTGAGTTATTAGCGTCAGTGTTTCGGGTTAACCCTGGACCTCGTGGTTTCTATCTGTCCGGCTTTAGAGGGTCACCTTTACTCCATCAGCTACCAACCTGGCGTCAGGAATCTTCAGCGGTGAAATTCCAGAGTCGAGGGCTTCATCTGTTTACGAAAGACTCAATAGAAGCAGTGAATTGGACAACGGTGAGAATCTTAAGTGGGTATGTTGTGACTGTGGGTAGATCTGGGCAAggaataatgacatcatcactTTGACATAGTCGAGtaggaataaaaaatgttttaacccaCACGATTCTTCCATACCTGATTATTAAAGGCTGCTATCAGAGTCCaatgtttgaatattttccAAACTTATTATAAATGCCTCAAATCCACATTTCATTTGACTGTTAGTCAAAATGATCGTCTTAATGTGAATGCTGAGTATTCATCCCTACAATATCATCCCATTTTGAAATAGGTTGATTTAGTCAAACATGTTATACCTCCCAGCTAGAGTTTGGTTGTCAGAATGTGCTATGAAAGTATCGAAACTCAaaattgcacataaaaaaaaaaaaaaaatatatatatatatatatatatatatataaataaataatcagaattCTGCCTGTGCACTCCTAATATATCGCTTAAGACTGAACtgtaaaattaatgttttaaaaaacattgtgtgtgtgtgtgtgtgtgtgtgtgtgtgtgtgtgtgtgtgtgtgtgtgtgtgtgtgtgtgtgtgtgtgtgtgtgtgtgtgtgtgtgtgtgtgtgtgtgtgtgtaatgtgtgactgtgtgtgtgtgtgtgtgtgtctcagtgtgagACACTTGCTGCAGCAATGACACTTCACCCAGTAATCACCAAATTTGGGACTAAGAAGAGAGGACTGACAGCGTATGTTCTCAGCCAGGAGGAGATGATCAAGAGACACTTCCCCGtcaaaggtgagtctctctctctctctctctctctctctgattatATCCACAGTAAAGCGGCCAAATAAAGTTCTTTCACAATAACACTTTCAGGTATCTTAGCAGGCTGCAAACTGTATGTTATTGTTTCCCCATCCtcactaaaatgtgtttttacatttatctaCTGCTGTATGGAGGGAGAGCTTTATTCTAAAAGCTGACGTTTGGCATTTACACTCTCTTTGTCCTCATCTCTACCCTCTTTAGCTAAACAACAAACGTTGTTTTCTTGTCTCTGTCTGCAGGAATGCCGGGCGTTGAGGACTTTGTGTGCACAGACGGTGTTGACTGTGTGACTGACCGCAGCCCTCTGTATGGACTTGACTGTGAAATGGTGAGAAGATGCTGTTTGTTATATTCTCCATTCACATACAGATATACAGTTTCAAACAATCAATACTGCAGTATGTGCTGCGACAATTAGAAAAGTACCATTAGTGATCCTCTCTCTagtgatgtatttttaaaacgTTAATTTTACAGTTCAGTCTTAAGCGATATATTAGGAGTGCACAGGCAGaattctgattatttatttatttatttatttatttatatatatatatatatttttttttttatgtgcaatttTGAGTTTCGATACTTTCATAGGACATTCTGTCAAACCAGAATTTACAATATTGTACACTAAAGATTTTGGAAGAATTATCCATCATAAGAGACAACCAGTTGTCCTCTTTCAAATTGATATAATGCTTCTGTAATTTTAAGCATCTTAATGTTACCACGGTCCGTTTTGATACTTGACTTGTAGTTGAACTAAATTGTCAAACCACTTCATCTCTCTGCAAATAGCTGCATTCAAAACCATGACctaattgtgaaaaaaaacattattttttaattcttaaattAATATAGCATGCATTTATTCTTGCTCTCTTGTGCCGTCTCTATTTAATTCTGAATTTCTCAGCATATTGTAATGTGGATCGTATCGCTCTTGTGGGCCAACTGTCATTAGAAGTTTGTGTTCTGAGTTATTCAAATGTTTCCCTCCCTGATCCAACGGTCAGTCGATGTGTTCATGTTTTGCTTCAGTGTTTCACAGAAAGAGGAAACGAGTTGACTCGTGTCTCTCTGGTGGACAGTGATGGAAACTGTCTGCTGGACGAACTGGTGAAACCTCAGAACCGAATACTCGACTACCtcaccaggtacacacacacacacacacacacacacacacacacacacacacacacacacacacacacacacacacacacacacacacacacacacacacacacacacacacacatagaaacaccaTCAATCACTGtgttaaaatgctaaaacacaTGTTTGTTGCCGGGTGCGTTCTGATAGGTTCTCTGGAATAACCGCGGCGATGTTGCGACCAATCACAACGACCCTGCGTGACGTTCAGGTGAAGCTCAGGAAGTTGTTGCCGAGCGACGCAGTTCTGGTGGGACATTCACTGAACAACGACCTCGTGGCTCTAAAAGTGAGTAAATACTGACGTTTAAATTTCTGCTTGTATCAGTAGAATTATCAGGATATAAATTTGAGGTACAAACACCTCTCATCACTTTATCTTAACTCATGAAATAGAATATAGTAAATATTAAACCAGTGGtttccaaacattttcacttgttacctaaaaaaacaatatatttacattgtttatgtgtttgtttatatcaattattttcttttatttatttattttattaatttttttttaattttctttttttttattcatagttATCAGAATATTTCCTTcacaattaaaaatatttttttttaataaaaaaaaaaaagttagtaaCCTTATTGTCCACAATGATGGTTGAGAGCAGACTTCAGGTATTCGTAACATTACAACTgcttatcatttaaaaaatggcagACAATTACATGTGATTTTTATTCAATGCCATTGTTTTGAAGAAGTCGTCACATTCAGATGTATTATGGACAGATATGTCATTTTGGACAGGCTCTCATCAAAAGCAGATGCTGTTTTTCCTAAAGAAAGCTTAAAGTTTGAcctgtattgtgttttttgtcccGTCTGCAGCTGATCCACCAGCACGTCATCGACACCTCGCTGCTCTACAGGAGAGACTTTGGGCAAAAGTTTAAACTGAAGGTTCTGGCAGACGTTGTGCTGCAGtaagttctctctctctctctgtatctgtctctctctctctctctctcaccctccatggtttatcattttaattttccaCTCGTGTCCCAGGAGGCAAATACAAACTGCAGAGAAGACGGGTCATAATCCCACTGAGGACGCTGTAGCAGCTCTGGAGCTGGCTcagtattttatcaaaaaagGACCTCGTCAGGTAACACATGACTTTCtatcacactctctctctcacacacacacacacacacacacacacacacacacacacacacacacacacacacttgatatcatattttctgtgtgttctcACTCTCAGGTGGTAGAGCTCTATCTGGAGGAGCTGTGGGGAATTACGATAAAGGAGGAGTTTTTTTTTGACCTTGAACCTGCACCCAAACAAAGTCTCAGGTACAAAACGTTATAAATAGACTGCAaacttctctgtcttctttaCATCGGACCACAGTTACTCAGACCATGTCCACACCAAACCGTATCTTTCCTCTGGGTTTGGCCTCCGTGCTAAGCTAGCATCTTACACACAAAGTTTTCACTCAGGAGCCGTCTGACCTTTTACCTGATCAATACGCTAAAATGAAGTCGTTTTCCCCAAATTTGAGCTTTTTTACCAAGAAGAACCACCAGTCAGTCTATTGATCTCTCTAACTCAAATGGTCTTTTTCTGCTATTTCTACTCAAATATCTGGGATTTAATTGTCCTACAGAATGAtgtcaacaacaaataaaaggtTCAAATGTTTGAACGCCTTCTTGAAAATCCGAAATGATGAGGCttatgggggggaaaaaataacttCTGTCACTAATCAAAGCATTTAAACCTCATCAGACTGTGTTCCTCAGTCTCAATGTGAAACTCACTTCACCTGCTGCAGCTACACTTGACAGattgttgtcttttgttttccccGTGCAGGTTTGCGGACATATTACAGACTTTCGGCCGGTCAGTCGCCTTCATAGGGAAGCGTTCTGACATCAGCCTGGATCCGTCCAATCAGCACTGGCTCAACTATGACAAAGAGGTGAGACACGAGACGTTTAGACTCAGGAGCCGTCGGACCTTTTACCTGATCAACACGCTAAAATGAAGTCGGTTTTCTACCACAaa
Protein-coding sequences here:
- the LOC129095651 gene encoding RNA exonuclease 5-like isoform X2 → MNFEPVGSITSETSDDLSSAAETCNRKKRKSVAPTAHEGSKRLKTVPDGEETQTCGRPQSISVLPDSLQQPITPDELNQLLHYAALGKTGGIEQPSWCRLHHQKRVKAVNVVIVEGLTQSDFYKHYLTLRHLRTNYTTRVTFTPSATNLASGIFSGEIPESRASSVYERLNRSSELDNAMTLHPVITKFGTKKRGLTAYVLSQEEMIKRHFPVKGMPGVEDFVCTDGVDCVTDRSPLYGLDCEMCFTERGNELTRVSLVDSDGNCLLDELVKPQNRILDYLTRFSGITAAMLRPITTTLRDVQVKLRKLLPSDAVLVGHSLNNDLVALKLIHQHVIDTSLLYRRDFGQKFKLKVLADVVLQRQIQTAEKTGHNPTEDAVAALELAQYFIKKGPRQVVELYLEELWGITIKEEFFFDLEPAPKQSLRFADILQTFGRSVAFIGKRSDISLDPSNQHWLNYDKEVLDSFKRRTTFPFLSVLQLPSFSDHLKRCCPHQEHQHQRVRSNLGDMCAVFAGPFPEGFSEGEVRRLFSCCGPVRNIRMLTTTVRVHAEVEFELLEGAVLALKALNGLNMQGQSIKVQRPVNESMLDLDLTLDALMCDGLNGSHLYAVKLNPSMAEGIRVSPQVNGHASDAECPGDPSVRAANGFPSVRVNGTSKLKASKKSKLSEETIRETFAHFGSVERVVLPAKCGKRARHAYIKFESSADRNVALGSSEELWKENYLVCPSLTPPHLTSWVAMTTPITAEDQDSEAEEEERSGTHASSQEQEMDLMMGQLDRRLRKLFRSLPEGTLSVVVLPGNTSAHGQLPGLCLTEVKRGQ
- the LOC129095651 gene encoding RNA exonuclease 5-like isoform X1, with protein sequence MNFEPVGSITSVETSDDLSSAAETCNRKKRKSVAPTAHEGSKRLKTVPDGEETQTCGRPQSISVLPDSLQQPITPDELNQLLHYAALGKTGGIEQPSWCRLHHQKRVKAVNVVIVEGLTQSDFYKHYLTLRHLRTNYTTRVTFTPSATNLASGIFSGEIPESRASSVYERLNRSSELDNAMTLHPVITKFGTKKRGLTAYVLSQEEMIKRHFPVKGMPGVEDFVCTDGVDCVTDRSPLYGLDCEMCFTERGNELTRVSLVDSDGNCLLDELVKPQNRILDYLTRFSGITAAMLRPITTTLRDVQVKLRKLLPSDAVLVGHSLNNDLVALKLIHQHVIDTSLLYRRDFGQKFKLKVLADVVLQRQIQTAEKTGHNPTEDAVAALELAQYFIKKGPRQVVELYLEELWGITIKEEFFFDLEPAPKQSLRFADILQTFGRSVAFIGKRSDISLDPSNQHWLNYDKEVLDSFKRRTTFPFLSVLQLPSFSDHLKRCCPHQEHQHQRVRSNLGDMCAVFAGPFPEGFSEGEVRRLFSCCGPVRNIRMLTTTVRVHAEVEFELLEGAVLALKALNGLNMQGQSIKVQRPVNESMLDLDLTLDALMCDGLNGSHLYAVKLNPSMAEGIRVSPQVNGHASDAECPGDPSVRAANGFPSVRVNGTSKLKASKKSKLSEETIRETFAHFGSVERVVLPAKCGKRARHAYIKFESSADRNVALGSSEELWKENYLVCPSLTPPHLTSWVAMTTPITAEDQDSEAEEEERSGTHASSQEQEMDLMMGQLDRRLRKLFRSLPEGTLSVVVLPGNTSAHGQLPGLCLTEVKRGQ